In Ischnura elegans chromosome 6, ioIscEleg1.1, whole genome shotgun sequence, one genomic interval encodes:
- the LOC124161074 gene encoding transforming growth factor beta-1-induced transcript 1 protein-like yields the protein MEDPEVHSNNTEQANNTLIKTDFQKDSKVDIPADTPNTTATVCAACNKEITEKGVLALQKMWHSEHFQCVYCKIPITDDVFFEEGGEPYCEEDYNNLFMQKCAECEKPITDTCVAALGKKWHRECFACAECGNKLGGETFMEKDGKCYCKDCYHKLFTVRCHTCKEPITDTCVIAVGKNWHKKCFVCERCKNIIDTANFVIEGGSPRCLGCASTEPASSKSTESASPSTESPNRKKSR from the exons atGGAAGATCCGGAGGTACATTCAAATAATACGGAGCAagcaaataatacattaataaaaacagaTTTCCAAAAAGATTCAAAAGTAGATATCCCAGCAGATACCCCAAATACGACTGCTACTGTTTGTGCTGCGTGCAACAAGGAAATTACAGAAAAG GGTGTTTTAGCACTTCAAAAGATGTGGCATTCAGAACATTTCCAGTGCGTATATTGTAAAATCCCAATAACTGACGACGTATTCTTCGAGGAAGGTGGTGAGCCATACTGCGAAGAGGACTACAATAACCTGTTTATGCAAAAATGTGCAGAATGTGAAAAGCCAATAAcagat ACCTGTGTAGCTGCCTTGGGAAAAAAGTGGCACCGAGAGTGCTTTGCTTGCGCGGAATGCGGAAATAAACTTGGCGGCGAGACATTTATGGAGAAAGATGGAAAATGCTACTGCAAAGATTGCTACCACAAGCTGTTTACAGTGAGATGCCACACTTGCAAAGAGCCAATAACGGATACTTGCGTAATAGCAGTTGGGAAGAACTGGCACAAGAAATGTTTCGTCTGCGAG cgATGCAAAAACATTATCGACACGGCAAACTTCGTTATCGAAGGCGGGTCGCCAAGGTGTCTAGGATGTGCTTCGACTGAGCCTGCATCATCAAAATCAACAGAATCGGCATCACCATCAACAGAATCGCCAAATAGGAAGAAATCTAGGTAG